CCGTGCGGTGCAGGCCCTGGCCGCTGTTCGAGTAGACGAAGTCGGCGTCGACCACGAGGACGTTCTCGGCGGCCAGGCCGGTCAGGGTGAGGCCCTTCTCCGCCGACCAGCCGGAGATGTCGACCGGCGCGCCGTTGAGCGTCGCGGACCGCACCGAGTCGGCGGCCGTCTCGATGAAGGTGGTCGCCCCCGGCTCGGTGCAGCGGAACCGGACCTCGGTCACCGAGCGGAACGTGCGGCTGGTGGCCTGCACGGCGGTGGACAGGTCAAGGGTGATGTCGTACCCGGTCACCTCGAGCAGGCGGGCCCGCTCGGTGGCCTCGACCTGGGTCAGGTTGCGCACTCCCGGCACTGTTCGTCTCCATCCCACTCGTCTCGCCGCATCCTGCGGCACCGGCCGCCCGGGCCGCTCGTGGCGGCCGGTCCGCACCGAGTCTTCCATGTGGTGACACCCCGCGGTGGCCGAGGTCACGCTCTCATTCCGCTGTCGGTCGATGCCGTCCGGGGTGAGGATCAGGGGGAAGGCGCCGGGGTTCCGGCGCGCGGAGTCGTGAAGGGATATCACCGTGACCGAACGTGTCGCCGTGGACATGTGGTTCGACCCGCTGTGCCCGTGGGCGTGGATCACCTCCCGCTGGCTGCTGGAGGTCGAGCAGGTCCGGGACGTGGAGATCCGTTTCCACGTGATGAGCCTCTCCGTGCTCAACGAGGGCCGGGAGCTGCCCGAGGAGTACCAGGACCTGATGAAGAAGGGCTGGGGTCCGGTGCGGGTCTGCATCGCCGTCGAGCAGGCGCACGGCGGGGAGACGCTGGCGAAGCTCTACACCGCCATGGGCACCCGGATCCACCTGGGCAAGGAGCCGCTCGGCCGGGAGATGCTGGTCGGCGCGCTCAGTGAAGTCGGGCTGGACCCGGCACTCGCCGACGCCGCCGAGTCGTCCGCGTACGACGAGGCGCTGCGGGCCAGCCACGAGGCGGGCATGCGGCCGGTCGGCACCGAGGTCGGCACCCCGGTGATCCACGCCCCCGGTCCGGACGGCGGCAAGGTCGCCTTCTTCGGCCCGGTGATCACCCCGGCGCCGAAGGGCGAGGCGGCCGGCAAGCTCTGGGACGGCGTCCTGCTGGTCGCCGGCACCCCGGGCTTCTACGAGTTGAAGCGCACCCGGGACCTGGGCCCGATCTTCGACTGAGGTGCAAGGAAGGGCTCCTTCCTGACGCCTCCGGCTGAACCGGGGCCCCTCTTGACACCCCAGAACCCTGCGCCGCCCGGCGTGACCCGGGCGGCGCAGGGCTCGTTTGACCGGGTGTCACCGCCGGCGGCCCGTCCGGGGCCGCACCCCGGCAGCTCCTGGAGGCGTTCCCATGGCCAAGCACCGCCGCCTGCCCCACGCCGAGCCACAGCCGGCGGCCGAGGACTCCGGTGCGACGTACTGGTCCGTGGCCGAGGGCGACTGGCCGGAGGCGACCCTGCCGGCCGAGGTGGTCGACCTGCTGGCCCCGCCGATCGTGGTCGGGGTGGCCCGGGTGGTGGCCACCTCCCGGATGACCCCGCCCGCCGGCGCCGGCGGGCCGGCCCGGACCCCCGGCCCGACCCGGTCCGCCACCGCGGGCGGCCGCCCGATGCCGGGCGGCGCGACGACGGTACGCCTCGCCACCGGCGCCGCCTCGCGTCCGCCCACCCCGGCGCCGGGTCACCATCCCGCCGCCGGCCGGCACCGCACCGTCTGACTCGACCCGCGCGAAGGGGCCCCTTTCATCTGGTGGACGCGGCGCGGGTCCGGCACCGGCGCGGCGAGGGTCGCGGGTAGCGTCAGCGGGCATGACGGTCGTGCATCCGATCCCCCGGGCCTGGATAACCACTGGCGGCACCGGCGCGCAGAACTACGACGAGTTCGCCGACGACGCGGAGATCACCGCCATCGTCGAGGCGAACCCGCACAGTGCCCTGGGCATCGAGATGCCCCACCGGGCGCCGGGCAGCCTCGGGAAGTCCTTCCTCGACGCGCTCCCGGACGCGGTGGCCCGCCTCGCCGAGGCCAAGGCGGACGGCAGCTACACCCCGGCCGAGCAGGTCGTGGTGCTCTACCGGATCAGCGCGCCGGGCGAGGAGAGCGCGTACGGGCTCTTCGCCAT
This sequence is a window from Micromonospora sp. NBRC 110009. Protein-coding genes within it:
- a CDS encoding mycothiol-dependent nitroreductase Rv2466c family protein — protein: MTERVAVDMWFDPLCPWAWITSRWLLEVEQVRDVEIRFHVMSLSVLNEGRELPEEYQDLMKKGWGPVRVCIAVEQAHGGETLAKLYTAMGTRIHLGKEPLGREMLVGALSEVGLDPALADAAESSAYDEALRASHEAGMRPVGTEVGTPVIHAPGPDGGKVAFFGPVITPAPKGEAAGKLWDGVLLVAGTPGFYELKRTRDLGPIFD